A single window of Arvicanthis niloticus isolate mArvNil1 chromosome X, mArvNil1.pat.X, whole genome shotgun sequence DNA harbors:
- the Rap2c gene encoding ras-related protein Rap-2c translates to MREYKVVVLGSGGVGKSALTVQFVTGTFIEKYDPTIEDFYRKEIEVDSSPSVLEILDTAGTEQFASMRDLYIKNGQGFILVYSLVNQQSFQDIKPMRDQIVRVKRYEKVPLILVGNKVDLEPEREVMSSEGRALAQEWGCPFMETSAKSKSMVDELFAEIVRQMNYSSLPEKQDQCCTTCVVQ, encoded by the exons ATGAGGGAATACAAGGTAGTGGTGTTAGGCAGCGGAGGGGTTGGCAAATCTGCCCTCACTGTGCAGTTTGTCACCGGGACTTTCATTGAGAAATATGACCCCACCATTGAAGATTTCTACCGCAAAGAGATCGAAGTGGACTCTTCCCCGTCAGTACTGGAAATTCTGGACACCGCAGGAACCGAGCAGTTTGCCTCCATGAGAGATCTGTACATCAAAAACGGCCAAGGTTTCATCCTGGTGTATAGTTTGGTGAATCAACAGTCGTTTCAG GATATCAAGCCCATGAGAGATCAGATCGTGAGAGTGAAGAGATACGAGAAAGTTCCGCTAATCCTAGTAGGAAACAAAGTGGATCTGGAACCAGAAAGAGAGGTTATGTCTTCGGAAGGCAGAGCTCTGGCTCAAGAATGGGGCTGTCCTTTCATGGAAACATCAGCAAAAAGTAAATCAATGGTGGATGAACTTTTTGCTGAGATCGTCAGGCAAATGAACTATTCATCCCTGCCGGAGAAGCAAGATCAGTGTTGTACAACTTGTGTTGtccagtaa